A region from the Leptolyngbya iicbica LK genome encodes:
- a CDS encoding response regulator — protein MSPLKIVLIEDHELTRMGLKVAFQQQPNFNLVGESGTGLGGLSLLNQYQPDVAIVDIGLPDIDGIELIRRFRKMNADQETFSTKILMLTMNDSEDAVMEAFTAGADSYCMKQADIQELIVAVNETHAGYPYIDPAIASIVLQHLRRTPVSVPEDQGLTVSINAINTEYQQLLDNFPLTERELEILEMIVEGYRNAEIAERSHITIGTVKTHVRNILNKLGVDDRTKAAVWALRAGLVN, from the coding sequence ATGTCACCTCTAAAGATTGTTCTCATCGAAGATCATGAATTGACTCGCATGGGATTAAAAGTCGCTTTTCAGCAGCAACCGAACTTTAACTTGGTTGGTGAATCTGGCACTGGGCTTGGCGGTTTAAGCCTGCTCAACCAATATCAACCTGACGTCGCGATTGTGGACATTGGTTTGCCTGATATCGATGGCATTGAGCTGATCCGCCGATTTCGAAAAATGAACGCTGACCAGGAAACGTTTTCGACCAAGATTCTCATGCTGACAATGAATGACAGTGAAGACGCCGTAATGGAAGCTTTTACGGCGGGAGCTGATTCTTATTGCATGAAGCAGGCCGATATTCAAGAACTCATTGTGGCAGTGAATGAAACTCATGCCGGTTATCCTTATATTGATCCGGCGATCGCGAGTATTGTGCTACAGCATCTACGGCGGACTCCGGTTTCTGTACCCGAAGACCAGGGGTTGACGGTATCGATTAATGCCATCAACACGGAATATCAGCAACTTCTGGACAACTTTCCGCTGACAGAACGTGAATTAGAAATTTTGGAAATGATTGTCGAAGGCTATCGCAACGCAGAAATTGCGGAACGCTCACACATTACGATTGGCACGGTCAAAACTCATGTGCGCAACATCTTGAATAA